Proteins from one Acidobacteriota bacterium genomic window:
- the mqnC gene encoding dehypoxanthine futalosine cyclase: MKRDVDSILDQAIEGTRLEQEDIQTLFDHGSLLDLGQAANSLRHRHNPTNAATYIIDRNVNYTNVCVYRCRFCAFYRTVKDSDAYVLPFEEIAHKVAETVACGGTGILLQGGVHPELRLEFYASLLTDLKRAFPQVHLHAFSVPEIWYLAKLEKVSVREVLEKLIASGLDSIPGGGAEILEDETRRRIWSRAKASTEQWLGVHREAHELGLRTTATMMFGVGEPVSARVGHLLGVRDLQDEIGGFTAFIPWTFQESGTDLQGEVEPSGGYDYLRTLAISRLALDNVRHIQGSWVTQGPKIGQLSLYFGADDLGSIMLEENVVAAAGTRYHMTQAEMERVIQEAGFVPRQRRTLYEPL; the protein is encoded by the coding sequence ATGAAGAGAGACGTCGACAGCATTCTCGACCAGGCGATTGAAGGAACCCGCCTCGAACAGGAGGACATTCAGACCCTGTTCGACCACGGGAGTCTGCTCGATCTCGGTCAGGCCGCCAACAGTCTCCGTCATCGTCATAATCCGACGAACGCCGCCACCTACATCATCGATCGCAACGTGAACTACACCAATGTGTGCGTCTATCGGTGCAGATTCTGTGCCTTCTATCGGACCGTGAAGGACTCGGATGCATACGTTCTGCCATTCGAAGAGATCGCCCATAAGGTGGCGGAGACCGTCGCGTGTGGCGGCACGGGTATTCTTCTTCAGGGGGGGGTCCATCCGGAACTCCGGCTCGAGTTTTATGCATCTTTGCTGACCGACCTCAAGCGCGCATTTCCCCAGGTCCACCTGCACGCCTTTTCGGTTCCGGAGATCTGGTACCTGGCAAAGCTCGAAAAGGTATCGGTCCGAGAGGTCCTCGAAAAGCTCATTGCGTCCGGACTCGATTCGATACCTGGCGGTGGGGCAGAGATTCTCGAGGACGAGACCCGGCGCCGAATTTGGTCGCGGGCGAAGGCCTCGACGGAACAATGGCTCGGCGTACATCGAGAGGCGCACGAACTCGGCCTGCGAACCACAGCGACCATGATGTTTGGTGTCGGTGAACCAGTTTCGGCGCGGGTCGGACATCTTTTGGGTGTGCGCGATCTGCAGGATGAAATTGGTGGGTTCACAGCCTTCATCCCGTGGACATTCCAGGAGTCCGGAACCGATCTTCAAGGCGAAGTCGAACCATCCGGTGGGTACGACTACCTGCGGACCCTCGCTATCTCGCGCCTCGCACTGGATAACGTCCGGCACATCCAGGGGTCGTGGGTGACACAGGGCCCGAAAATCGGCCAACTCTCGCTGTACTTCGGTGCGGATGACCTCGGTTCCATCATGCTCGAGGAAAACGTCGTCGCTGCGGCGGGCACGCGATACCATATGACCCAGGCCGAGATGGAACGGGTGATCCAAGAGGCCGGCTTCGTGCCGCGCCAGCGGCGGACGCTGTACGAACCTCTTTGA